A stretch of DNA from Coccidioides posadasii str. Silveira chromosome 1, complete sequence:
TGAGCTTGGTCCCCtcgctttcttttcttctgttcCCTTTGTAAGACATCTTCGCCTTCTCGAATAGAGCCACGTTCGACGTCCTTCAGACCAATCTGCTTTTTGGGCTTCGGAGCTTCTGAAAGCGCAGAGTGCGTTCCCATGTCCCTGATGCTAATCCGGCCGGCAAGTGATTCCGGGTCACCCGTAACTTCATCTGTTCGGCGAGTGACAAAGCGTCTATCCGCCTGGAGGACCAGGTTGGACATCGCCGAATATTTGTATTGCGACACATTGTTTGGGTCCGCCATCCTCGCGGTCGTCTGACGATGGGTTTCTCAACGGACAAGCTGAGATTAACTGGGGGATATTAATCTCCACATAGGTTCGttttattaaaaagaaagatcATCCATCCGCTGTTTTATGCACTCGCAAGCCAGCGGTGGAGGAAGTCAAGAAAAGCAGGTAGGTTATCGGCGGGACTGTACCGGCTTGAGTCGAAGCAATTTGCTTTTAGGGCGAAGGCGGAAAAATGTGGCAATAACGCGCTAGTCAGCTAAGTTCGCGAGTTCGCCCTATGAACTTCCCCAGCTCAGGGCCTGGCAGTCAGTCAGTGTGTTTTAGTTACATAAGCAAATTCAATCAAACGCATCCGCTTCGCTCAAAGAACGCGTTCGCTCGCGTCTGAGCTGGGCCAGGATTTCACCCGCTCACACCAGCATTTTCAGGGGATGATGAGGGCTATCGTGCGCAATGCCCGAACGTTGAGAGTGCCGCCTTTCCGGCATTCCCCTACTAGCACCATTTGCGCCTTGTCCGGACACGAAGTGTTTAGCCGAAGTGTCATCCGCCAGTCATCATGCCGAGGGGCGAAGACGAAAGCCTCAATAAAGCTCAAGGACCTCGCTCAGGGTCGCCTGGGATCACTTGAGACCCCGTTGACAGCGACGAATGATTCTCCTCAATACCCTTCCGTCATTCAGGGCGCGAAAAATAATATGCTGAAGTTCAAAAACTGTGTTTTGTTGACACGTGTGGGAGGCTTCTATGAGGCAAGCAGTTCAACCTCTATCTTCTCACTTCCCAAATACATATCTAATATGGTGTGCAGCTATATTTTGAGCAAGCAGAAGAGTTTGCGCCTCTCCTTAACCTGAAACTTGCATGCAAGAAGACAAGCGGAGGGTCTGTGCCAATGGCCGGATTTCCTTTTTACCAACTTGACCGTTTCCTCAAAATTCTAGTTCAGGATCTGCAAAAGTACGTCGCAATAAGTGAGGAATTTACAAACAACGTAACAGAAAAGGCCAAGTCAGGTGGCTTGATGTTTGACCGGAAGGTCGCCAGAATTGTAACCCCTGGGACTCTTATTGATGAAAAATTCATGGATCATTATGAGAACAACTTTCTTCTTGCTTTATATGTCAACACTAGTGATATGCAGAAGGAGACAAAAGCTATGGCAAGACCTTCCCCCAACCAGCTCTTCAACTCAAGCCATTCCCACCCTGTTGGCCTGTCATGGCTGGATCTGTCGACAGGCGACTTTTTCACTCAGTATACAACCCGGCTGATGCTACCATCGGCGCTCTCCAGGATTGGCGCCAAAGAGATAATACTTGACGAACGACTCAATGATTCCCTCAAGCAAGAAATGCAAAATTTAGTAGGGCAGGATCATCGTCTTCTTACATGCTTCCGCTCACAAGATATTAAACCCATGTGCGACTGGAGTGAATGCTTTGAAACTCCGATTCCACGTGAATTGGCGGCAACCTTCACTGTGGAAGAAACAGCAGCTTGTCATATACTCTTGGAATATGTTCAGGTTCAGATGCAAGGGGTGGGAGTGAAGCTACAGGCACCGCGTCGCAAGCATCTAGAGGAGACAATGGCTATCGATCGAAACAGCCTTAAAGGGCTCGAAATACTAGAAACTGCTCGCGATGGGTTAGGAAAAGGGAGCCTCTTACACGCCGTCCGAAGAACGTCAACCAAGAGTGGCGCTCGGCTCCTCAGAGATAGGTTAAGTACGTATTCATACATCTACCCAAACGTTATATTGCACGTGCGTATTGAACAAATTGCCTAGCTTCGCCTTCGGCGTCCTTGCCGGTTATCAACGAGCGTTTGGATCTTGTATCCGAATTCATTGAAGACATCGAGTTGGAAGAAAGTATTACTAGCCTTTTGAAACGAAGTTATGACGCTCAAAGGCTCGTGCAAAAATTTTCGTTGGGGAGGGGAGACGCAGATGATATCTTATGCTTATCAAGGGCTATCGATGCATCAAGCCGAATAAGGTCTGTCATACTGGAACGGTTGGAAAATAATAAGCAGGCGGAAAAAGTGGGTTCCACGCCTCGCAGAACCCTGTACTCAATGGTCGAGCGGCTTACCATGCATGGCCCGGAAGCCCTATCAAGACGAATACTACAGACTATTGACGAGGAGGCTTTGTTACGGAAGCAGCGCATGGAGGAAGAGGATGCCGCAGATGCGGCAGCTCTTGCTCACGAAGTTATTGCAAACGAGGGCTCACTTGAGGATCTAGAATCTATGCCCAAGAGGGTCAAGTCCCAGAGAACAGGCAAGTCCAAGGATCTAAGTGATTCAGAAGCTGATGAACAAAATTCTTGGATTATGCAGCGTGATGCAAGTGTCACCTTGCAAAGGCTACACAAGTCTTTAGAGTCACTATATGCGGAGAAGGCATCGTTAACGGATAGATTGCGTAAGGACTCAAACACAGCTAGCTTATGTCTAAAATGGACTCCTGGTTTAGGTCACATCGTGCATATGAAAGGCTCAAAGGCCATGGCACAATCCCTTGATGTTCTTGGAGTCCATCGCACCGTTTCATCTTCAAAATCGACGCGCTCATTCCATTTGCCGTCTTGGACGAAGCTTGGTGCTCGGATCGATGAAATGAAGCTACAAATTCGTTCTGAGGAGCAGCGAATTTTCAAAAGCTTGCGAGAGGATGTCATTCGCAACCTAGTCAAATTGCGCCGGAACGCGGCAGTCTTAGACGAGCTCGACGTGGCATGCTCGTTCGCTTCATTAGCTCGAGAACAGCGGCTGACTCGACCGATTTTGAATATGGGGTATTCCCATAAAATTATTGGGGGACGACACCCTACCGTTAAGCTTGGACTCGAAGAGAAAGGGAGGCCATTTGTGAACAACGACTGTTTCATAGGCGGACAGGAGAGGATATGGCTCATTACGGGTCCAAACATGGCCGGGAAAAGCACATTTTTACGGCAAAATGCATTGATAACTATTCTCGCTCAAGTCGGCTCCTTTGTACCTGCTGAATATGCAGAACTTGGGATGGTTGACCAGATTTTTAGTCGTATTGGTGCTGCTGACGACCTCTTTCGTGATCAGTCCACCTTTATGGTTGAAATGCTTGAGACTGCTGCGATTCTAAAACATGCTTCGCGACGGTCATTTGTGATAATGGATGAAGTGGGCCGAGGAACAGCACCCGAAGACGGCATCGCCATAGGATTTGCATGCCTCCAACATTTGCATGATGTAAGCAAGTGCCGCACGCTGTTCGCAACGCACTTCCATTCTTTGGCGGAGATGACTTCTAATTTTGAAAATTTGGGCCGCTATTGCACGAGCATCGTTGAGGACACGGATGGATCATTTTCATTCATCCATAAGCTGCAACGAGGCGTGAACCGGAACTCCCATGCTCTCAAGGTTGCCCGCCTTGCCGGTGTGCCGCAGAGTGTTATAGATGTAGCGGAGTCAGTATTGAACGACATATCGCTGATGTCGTCACAACCAGAGGCTAGAGAACGCGAAAGGAGCGCAATAGTGTCGGTCAAATCATGAAGCGACACCCTCTGCGCCTTCATTCCGTCCGCTTCATATAGGCTGTATCGCCAGCGATTAGCTCCTACAAGTGGTGCGCGTCCACACCCTTCGCGCAACTTCGAAGCGGCTCGTCGTTTCTGGAGGAGTTAATCGCTTCCACGTCTATCGGATGCGGGCACAGGGCATTATATTTACACGATGCAGCAGGCCGTCCCGTCGAAAACAAGCGAGAGACCCATCGTTGCGATTCCACTCTGCCAGAAACTCTTCGGGCCCATGTTGTCAGAGGCCTTAAAGGCGCTATGTTCCCACGGGTAAAATTCGCCTTCAGCGATGTATATGATTGTCTTTGCATACCGGATTAACCTACTATACTAGACCTTGCGAATAACCATCGACCAAATCGGTTTTACTCGCAGACAGACACTTGTCGCCTACAAACTGGTTTTGGCTCTTTTAGTACCATGCTCACGTCTTAATAGAAGATAATGTGTTGGAAGCATTATCACAAGCCACTAGAGACATGTGGCACTGCCATTTAGCTTTCTTTCGCGAGTAGAACTCGCCAATAACCATTATCATTTGCGTTAATTGGGGTGGTGAAAGCCATGAATCAGAGCCTTGCCCGGCTTTTCTGGTTAATGGCAGGGTCTGGGATACCCACGGCAATTCCATCGAAAGTAACAATTTGACAATCATCGTCTTCGACTCCATTCATAAATTGAATCACAACAAAATCGATCCTCTTCTCGCCCAAGACCACCATTGGAGCATGCCATGTCCCGGTTGCATACGTAATTGCCTGCCCGGGCTTTGCGATAAATGCCTGCAAATTTGACAAATCCGGAGGATCCCGTATGGTAGCGAGGCCTGCATGGTCGTCCTTCGCTTTTACTGTAACCGTAACAGTTTGGCCAGTTAAACTAGGCGCCACAATGATCAAATAGATAGCATCGTTACGTATTGTCGTAGAGGGGCTGTTGGCATCGCGCGATCCATTGCCACGGCCTCGAGAACTAGTAGAAAGAGGAATAAAAGTCTGTGATGTATATGGATGCCTCTCCAAGACCTGTACATCAAACAGTAGCCTTGCGGACGAATCGCCAGATTCCCGCAATTTCCGAGGGAAACATGAGAACAGACTTATACGCGGTGAAGCTGGCTGTCGAGCTTCCCCACCGGTGCCGTAGCTGTTTTCCATAGGTGAGACAGGACTGTATTTTATTGCATACCCTTGATTAACGAGGGTTGGCTCCGTGGGCTTCGAGGGCAAAGAGGGAAGATGAGAGGGTGCAGCGACCAGGTCATTTGGCAAAGGGGGAGAGATCACTGTTCCATAGGGTGCGAATGACTTGGAGCTGAGGGTTGATACGCCTATCATAGCTGGCTTTGGACCAGAGCTAAGGAATGGGAGGTGCATGATGAGAGCTTGAAGTAACAAGGCAGTTCTCGAGGGAATTAGTTGGTTATTGGAATTGAATATTGCTTGTTATTCACGGGGGCGAGGCTCTTCGGATTTGAAGATTCTACAGAGTAGTTACATAACTAATCGTTTCTTCGGAGCAATTGCTCCTAAAGGCTCTATGCAGAACTGCCATTGGACCCTGGGGCATGCATAATTGATATAGTTATCTGATTTCAATCAAAACTGGACTCCGTGCGATATACTCATGCAAGTCATTTCTTTGGTTTAGCATTTTGGGCGCTCATTCTCAATACAAGTGGGCAAATGTAACTCACTATGTATTCTACCTTGTCTTTGCTGATTCCGCCCCGCTTcgtaaaaaaacaaaaaggtAACTATGCTTGATACTATCCAGGAATCTGAGCTGCGCATTCCGTTGACATGTTACGGCTACCTGGCTACGAAGATCCCGGACTGTGTAAGGCCGGAATCGAATTGGGGCCTATTTTGTTGGGTAGTATTGACCCAATCTTGGGATGGCGTCCGCCTCGGGGCACAAGCTGGACACGGTTAGTTGGCAGTTCCGAGGTTTGGCACGCAAATACTGTGAGCACAGCCTGAAGTGTAGGTCAAGGCATTGTCCTATATCCTAATTGTCAGCATGGTTTAACCAGAGGGAGACTTATCATCACGTCAGTTGGAACATACACCATCATTTCCAGCGGCAGCAACCATGAAAACACCAGCATTATGGGCTGCGATCAAAGCATTATTGGTAGCCGCTGATGTGGGACCCCCAACACTGAAGTTAATAACCGCCCTGCCGAGAATGCGTTTCCTCCTCGCATCCTGGACGACCCATTGAAGCCCACAAAATAACAGCACTATAGGCTCTGCTAACCTGCGCATCAGGGACCTTGACTGCGATGATTCTTGCTCTCTTAGCTAGTGGCTACAGACAAACTATCAAAAGCAAAAACTATAGCTCAAGAAAGCCAAGAACTAAAAGAcggaagaaaagcaaacaGCAAGCCTTATGTGTATCCAATTGCGAAATAATCATCTCTAACACACAAAGACCGAGAACCAACCATACTGTTGTCCAGCACCAGCTGCGTAAGTTTTAAATGCAAAATCACATACATGCACCGAATCAAAATGGTTAAACTCCTGGATGGACCTTTCATTTGAAACTTCACGCAATTCAAATGATGGTCCTGCCACTGAAAGATGACCTTTATTTAACATGATGTATCGCAGTTGTAGCTTGGCTTTGATAACATAAGTTAAGGAAGCAGCCTACACCAAAAAATAAGGCAACTTTTTATGGCTAGCCTAGTTGTTGGCTAATGGGCTAAAACCAATGGTGCAGATGTATAGAGATTGATGAAACAGGCGCTGTTTAGTGggaaatacggagtagatgaTTGAGCAATGGAAAGGTGATGTTCCTCATTAGCTAGTCAGACAGGCTTACTAGTAGTTCTGGACACCAGCACCTCTTTTGCATATGCCAAAACAGCAGAATCCTGGACAAGTTTGTCAATAGTGGCAATTTTATGAATGTAAGGAGTTGAAgtgaaaaataaaaaaacatacaacagccgggattcgctggtggtcaccCACCCAACTACTAGCCAGCCGGCAAGTAGGTTAAGTACGGCtgagcggacgggaagccctgTTCTCTACTTCCTATGGTCGTATGTGCCTGTCGTATATCCAACTGTCCACCTAAGTCCATTATAGTCTACCgatccaaaaagaaaatgacaAAGATCTCAAAAAAAACATACAACAGCCgggattcgctggtggtcaccCACCCAACTACTAGCCGGCCGGCAAGTGGCTTAAGTACGGCtgagcggacgggaagccctgTTTTCCACTTCCTATGGTCGTATGTGCCTGTTATATTTAGAATCATCTTTTATAGCTCTTTAAGTACGGGCTATATGTATCCCGGACCGGCCACTCATGGCCTTGGCAAGCATATGAAAGTGTCGAAGCATTACTGTGTgctgtgtacggagtactttgtACTTTGTATGGAGTACGTAGTAACTCCGGACAGAGGTACCTAAATTGTTGAACCAGGTGACACAAACCCTTACTGGTTACAGAGTGATAAATTCATATCTAACGCTTtataactacggagtacggagtactgagGTACCCTATATTTTGTACAGAGGACTGACTTTTTGGTGCATTTTTTGAGTTATATGGTTGGACCTTGACTCACGGCATCCATCATCCTCGGCTTATTGGGCCAGCCCCAAACTTCCTCTAAGTTTGCCCCC
This window harbors:
- the MSH1 gene encoding DNA mismatch repair ATPase msh1 (EggNog:ENOG410PFR9~COG:L~BUSCO:1175at33183) codes for the protein MAGFPFYQLDRFLKILVQDLQKYVAISEEFTNNVTEKAKSGGLMFDRKVARIVTPGTLIDEKFMDHYENNFLLALYVNTSDMQKETKAMARPSPNQLFNSSHSHPVGLSWLDLSTGDFFTQYTTRLMLPSALSRIGAKEIILDERLNDSLKQEMQNLVGQDHRLLTCFRSQDIKPMCDWSECFETPIPRELAATFTVEETAACHILLEYVQVQMQGVGVKLQAPRRKHLEETMAIDRNSLKGLEILETARDGLGKGSLLHAVRRTSTKSGARLLRDRLTSPSASLPVINERLDLVSEFIEDIELEESITSLLKRSYDAQRLVQKFSLGRGDADDILCLSRAIDASSRIRSVILERLENNKQAEKVGSTPRRTLYSMVERLTMHGPEALSRRILQTIDEEALLRKQRMEEEDAADAAALAHEVIANEGSLEDLESMPKRVKSQRTGKSKDLSDSEADEQNSWIMQRDASVTLQRLHKSLESLYAEKASLTDRLRKDSNTASLCLKWTPGLGHIVHMKGSKAMAQSLDVLGVHRTVSSSKSTRSFHLPSWTKLGARIDEMKLQIRSEEQRIFKSLREDVIRNLVKLRRNAAVLDELDVACSFASLAREQRLTRPILNMGYSHKIIGGRHPTVKLGLEEKGRPFVNNDCFIGGQERIWLITGPNMAGKSTFLRQNALITILAQVGSFVPAEYAELGMVDQIFSRIGAADDLFRDQSTFMVEMLETAAILKHASRRSFVIMDEVGRGTAPEDGIAIGFACLQHLHDVSKCRTLFATHFHSLAEMTSNFENLGRYCTSIVEDTDGSFSFIHKLQRGVNRNSHALKVARLAGVPQSVIDVAESVLNDISLMSSQPEARERERSAIVSVKS
- the DAL3 gene encoding Ureidoglycolate lyase (EggNog:ENOG410PPKD~COG:F~BUSCO:13573at33183), whose translation is MHLPFLSSGPKPAMIGVSTLSSKSFAPYGTVISPPLPNDLVAAPSHLPSLPSKPTEPTLVNQGYAIKYSPVSPMENSYGTGGEARQPASPRISLFSCFPRKLRESGDSSARLLFDVQVLERHPYTSQTFIPLSTSSRGRGNGSRDANSPSTTIRNDAIYLIIVAPSLTGQTVTVTVKAKDDHAGLATIRDPPDLSNLQAFIAKPGQAITYATGTWHAPMVVLGEKRIDFVVIQFMNGVEDDDCQIVTFDGIAVGIPDPAINQKSRARL
- the SUB2_1 gene encoding Suppressor of the cold-sensitive snRNP biogenesis mutant brr1-1 (EggNog:ENOG41KOG1153~COG:O~MEROPS:MER0005078), producing the protein MRRLAEPIVLLFCGLQWVVQDARRKRILGRAVINFSVGGPTSAATNNALIAAHNAGVFMVAAAGNDGDNALTYTSGCAHSICVPNLGTAN